The sequence below is a genomic window from Kitasatospora kifunensis.
ACCCTGAACACCGCCGTGCAGGAGTGCGGTCCGCGCGCGATCGTGCTGTGGCGCGAGAGCATGCAGATCCACGACATGCAGTACCAGAGCGGCGACAAGAAGCTGAAGCCCGGCGACATCATCCTGGCCCACTTCCGCGGCCCCACGGACCTCAAGGGCGAGACGATGACCCAGATGTTCGGCGAGCTGCTCAGCCGGATCCAGGAGCAGGGCTTCGCGGTGGCCCGCTTGGACGACTACATCGCGCCGCCGGCCGGCTGAGCCAGCAGCATGGCCGGGGTGTCGGCGATCCGGGTCAGGAAGACCGTCGCCGAGTTCGGCCCCTCGGGCTTGAGCTGCCGACGCAGCTCCTCGGGGGTCAGCCCGATGCCGCGCTTCTTGATCACCACCGTGCCCACCGCCCGCTGCCGCAGCAGCGCCTTGAGCTTCTTGACGTTGAACGGAAGCACGTCGGTGATCTCGTAGGCGTGGGCGTAGCTGGTGGGCGTCAGTTGATCCGAGGTCAGGTAGGCGATCATCGGGTCGATCAGGGTGGCGTCCAACCGCTCGGCGACCTCGGCGACCAGGTGGGCGCGGATCACGGCGCCGTCCGGTTCGTAGAGGTAGCGGCGCACCGGCCCGGCGGGCGGGTCGGGGAGGCGGCCGCCGGTGAGGGTGTGCGGGCCAGGCAGCAGAGTGGCGCGGTGCGGGGCGTCGGCGGCCGGCCCGGTGCCGAACCAGAGCACGGCCTCCTTGACCTCGCCGTGGTCGGAGACCCACTCCGCCTCGGCGTCCTCGGGCACCGCCTCGTGCGGGATGCCCGGCGCGACCTTGAGCGCGCCGAAGCGGGTGCGGCGGCCGGCCTCGATGGCCCAGGAGAGCGGCGGGGAGTAGGCGGCGGGGTCGAAGACGCGGCCTTTGGCGGTGCGGCGCGCCGGGTCGGTGAAGACGGCGTCGAAGCCGTCCACCGACACCTCGGTGACGTCCGCGCAGCGCACCTCGATCAGCTCGGTCAAGCCCAGCGCGGCGGCGTTCGCGGTGGCCACCGCGCAGGTCAGCGGATCCCGGTCGACGGCCAGCACCGAGATGCCGGCCCGGGCCAGCGCGATCGCGTCGCCGCCGATGCCGCCGCACAGGTCGGCCAGCCGGTGCACCCCGAGTGCGGCGAAGCGCTGGGCCCGCCAGTGGGCGACGGTGCGCCGGGTGGACTGCTCGACCCCGTTGGGGGTGAAGTACATCCGCCGCGCGTCGTCCCCGAACTTCGCCTCGGCCCGCTGACGCAGTCGCGCCTGACCCAGGGCCGCCGAGACCAGTTCCGCCGGGTGCTCCCGCCGCAGCCGGGTGGCCAGCGCCAACTCCTGCTCGGGGGCGTACTCGTGCAGTTCGTCCAGCAGCCGCTGTCCTGGCTCGGTCAGCAGCTGCTCAAAGGTCTCGGTCTCCACCCGCCCATTCGATCACGGCAGGAGCGGCAGCACGCCGAGCAGCGTCAGGCCGGCAGTCTGTCCGGGCCCGCGGGCCGGCGCACATGAGTACGGGTACTCGGATTCCCACGGTTCGTCAGCGCGCCGTTGGCACTCTGGTTGACTGAGTGCTAACCGCGGCCTAAGGTCGTTCCTGGCACTCCCCCCAGGGGGAGTGCTAATGCGACAGTGCTGGCCTGACCCCCGCGACGGCAGGCCGTCGGTGTCGCCACCTACCTGTTAGACAACCCCGTAATCTCCGAAGGGGAACTCGGACGTGACCACCGCCAGCAGCAAGGTTGCCATCAAGCCGCTTGAGGACCGCATCGTGGTCCAGCCGCTCGACGCCGAGACCACCACGGCCTCCGGCCTGGTTATCCCGGACACCGCCAAGGAGAAGCCCCAGGAGGGCGTTGTCCTGGCCGTCGGCCCGGGCCGCTTCGAGGATGGCCAGCGCCTGCCGCTCGACGTCGCCGTCGGCGACATCGTCCTGTACTCGAAGTACGGCGGCACCGAGGTGAAGTTCAAGGGCGAGGAGTACCTCGTCCTCTCGGCGCGCGACGTTCTCGCCATTGTCGAGAAGTAAGTCGAGCAGTTAAGCAGTCCGGCGGACCTGACGGTCTGTCGTCTGGCCCCGCCCCGGATCCGTGTCTCCCTGCCCGGCAACTGCCGTAGGGGCTCAAGACAGGGGCCCGGGGCGCGGCTGTTGGTCCACCTGACGTCACGTAACGCAGATATCCCGAGGAAACGGAATCATGGCGAAGATCCTGCAGTTTGACGAGGACGCCCGCCGCTCGCTCGAGCGCGGTGTCAACAAGCTGGCCGACACGGTCAAGGTGACCATCGGCCCCAAGGGCCGCAACGTCGTCATCGACAAGAAGTTCGGCGCCCCGACCATCACCAACGACGGTGTCACCATCGCCCGTGAGGTCGAGCTCGACGACCCGTACGAGAACCTTGGCGCGCAGCTCGTCAAGGAGGTCGCCACCAAGACCAACGACGTCGCGGGTGACGGCACCACCACCGCCACCGTGCTGGCCCAGGCCCTGGTCAACGAGGGTCTGCGCAACGTCGCCGCCGGCGCCGGCCCGGCCGCCCTGAAGAAGGGCATCGACAAGGCCGTCGCCGCCGTCACCGAGCACCTGCTCTCGGTCGCCCGCGAGATCGAGGGCAAGGACGACATCGCCGCCGTCGCCTCCCTCTCCGCGCAGGACCCGCAGGTCGGCGAGCTGATCGCCGAGGCGATCGACAAGGTCGGCAAGGACGGTGTGATCACCGTCGAGGAGTCGAACACCTTCGGCGTGGAGCTGGACTTCACCGAGGGCATGCAGTTCGACAAGGGCTACCTGTCGCCGTACTTCGTCACGGACCAGGAGCGCCAGGAGGCGGTCCTGGAGGACCCGTACATCCTGATCAACCAGGGCAAGATCTCCTCGATCCAGGAGCTGCTCCCGCTGCTGGAGAAGATCCTGCAGGGCGGTGCCTCCAAGCCGCTGCTGATCATCGCCGAGGACGTGGACGGCGAGGCGCTCTCCACCCTCGTGGTGAACAAGATCCGTGGCACCTTCAACGCGGTGGCCGTCAAGGCCCCGGGCTTCGGTGACCGCCGCAAGGCCATCCTCGGCGACCTGGCCACCCTGACCGGTGCCACCGTCATCTCCGAGGAGGTCGGCCTCAAGCTCGACCAGGCCGGCCTGGAGGTGCTGGGCACCGCCCGCCGCGTGACCATCACCAAGGACGAGACCACGGTCGTCGACGGTGCCGGTGACCACGAGGCCGTGGCCGGCCGCGTCGCCCAGATCAAGGCCGAGATCGCCAACACCGACTCGGACTGGGACCGCGAGAAGCTGCAGGAGCGCCTGGCCAAGCTGGCCGGCGGCGTCTGCGTGATCAAGGTCGGCGCCGCCACCGAGGTGGAGCTCAAGGAGCGCAAGCACCGCCTGGAGGACGCCATCTCGGCGACCCGCGCCGCGGTCGAGGAGGGCATCGTCGCCGGCGGTGGCACCTCCCTGGTGCACGCGCAGAAGGTGCTGGACGGCGGCCTGGGCCTGACGGGCGACGAGGCCACCGGTGTCGCCGTGGTCCGCAAGGCGCTCGCCGAGCCGCTGCGCTGGATCGCCCAGAACGCCGGCCTGGAGGGCTACGTCATCACCTCCAAGGTCGCCGAGCTGGACGGCAACCAGGGCTTCAACGCCGCCACCGGCGAGTACGGCGACCTGGTGAAGGCCGGCGTCATCGACCCGGTCAAGGTCACCCGCTCCGCGCTGGAGAACGCCGCCTCGATCGCCTCGCTGCTGCTCACCACCGAGACCCTCGTGGTGGAGAAGCCGGCCGAGGAGGAGGCCGCCGCCGGTCACTCGCACGGTGGCCACGGCCACTCGCACTGACCCGAGCCGGTAGCGCGCGCCTGAGCGCGCCGCCCCTCGCGCGGCCCCTTTCCTAAGGGCCCCGCTCGTGGCCCGGTCACCCCTGCTCAGCGGGGGTGACCGGGCCTCACGCGTGTTCGGGTGCCCGGGCCGGGCGGCGTACGGTTGGCGCATG
It includes:
- the groES gene encoding co-chaperone GroES codes for the protein MTTASSKVAIKPLEDRIVVQPLDAETTTASGLVIPDTAKEKPQEGVVLAVGPGRFEDGQRLPLDVAVGDIVLYSKYGGTEVKFKGEEYLVLSARDVLAIVEK
- the groL gene encoding chaperonin GroEL (60 kDa chaperone family; promotes refolding of misfolded polypeptides especially under stressful conditions; forms two stacked rings of heptamers to form a barrel-shaped 14mer; ends can be capped by GroES; misfolded proteins enter the barrel where they are refolded when GroES binds): MAKILQFDEDARRSLERGVNKLADTVKVTIGPKGRNVVIDKKFGAPTITNDGVTIAREVELDDPYENLGAQLVKEVATKTNDVAGDGTTTATVLAQALVNEGLRNVAAGAGPAALKKGIDKAVAAVTEHLLSVAREIEGKDDIAAVASLSAQDPQVGELIAEAIDKVGKDGVITVEESNTFGVELDFTEGMQFDKGYLSPYFVTDQERQEAVLEDPYILINQGKISSIQELLPLLEKILQGGASKPLLIIAEDVDGEALSTLVVNKIRGTFNAVAVKAPGFGDRRKAILGDLATLTGATVISEEVGLKLDQAGLEVLGTARRVTITKDETTVVDGAGDHEAVAGRVAQIKAEIANTDSDWDREKLQERLAKLAGGVCVIKVGAATEVELKERKHRLEDAISATRAAVEEGIVAGGGTSLVHAQKVLDGGLGLTGDEATGVAVVRKALAEPLRWIAQNAGLEGYVITSKVAELDGNQGFNAATGEYGDLVKAGVIDPVKVTRSALENAASIASLLLTTETLVVEKPAEEEAAAGHSHGGHGHSH
- a CDS encoding class I SAM-dependent methyltransferase, coding for METETFEQLLTEPGQRLLDELHEYAPEQELALATRLRREHPAELVSAALGQARLRQRAEAKFGDDARRMYFTPNGVEQSTRRTVAHWRAQRFAALGVHRLADLCGGIGGDAIALARAGISVLAVDRDPLTCAVATANAAALGLTELIEVRCADVTEVSVDGFDAVFTDPARRTAKGRVFDPAAYSPPLSWAIEAGRRTRFGALKVAPGIPHEAVPEDAEAEWVSDHGEVKEAVLWFGTGPAADAPHRATLLPGPHTLTGGRLPDPPAGPVRRYLYEPDGAVIRAHLVAEVAERLDATLIDPMIAYLTSDQLTPTSYAHAYEITDVLPFNVKKLKALLRQRAVGTVVIKKRGIGLTPEELRRQLKPEGPNSATVFLTRIADTPAMLLAQPAGGAM